One region of Dysidea avara chromosome 1, odDysAvar1.4, whole genome shotgun sequence genomic DNA includes:
- the LOC136268613 gene encoding transient receptor potential cation channel subfamily A member 1 homolog — protein MEILELYYLHLTYFFQLENWLEVFLFVSSIIFVSYGLQSGCQCPASWQWQFGAVILLIAWLNLVLFLKTFPLTGVYVLMFMDILYTILKIILLPTLFVISFGLTFYMIFYRPGRRSAFSSPGRSLLKTFVMTTGEFDFDGIFFNSQEDAEEGNNLFYPQVAYALWIVFIILMPIILTNLLIGLAVDDIKGIQDNAALKRLALKVDLTLHIESFAFIHNHFRKNSKKEKLLYKTDGDDQFLKRNQVYARKGRSLWQVFKQLSLGFQDKIKLDDIQPEPTTEELQKEIALLKNIIEEIGKKVNTDSNELSKSNDMLTAKVDQQNTELATISKQVQRTLAHTLYLTQKLSKSDDAAASVSDLQATVIHDYEPAATGFRGEYTLDSSFVKVPNRNDDDDD, from the exons ATGGAAATACTTGAATTATACTACCTACATCTAACATATTTTTTTCAATTGGAAAATTGGTTGGAAGTTTTTCTATTTGTGTCCTCCATAATCTTTGTGTCATATGGGCTGCAGTCTGGATGTCAATGTCCAGCCTCTTGGCAGTGGCAGTTTGGTGCAGTTATATTGTTGATTGCATGGTTAAATTTGGTATTGTTTTTGAAGACGTTTCCTTTAACTGGAGTTTATGTTCTGATGTTTATGGATATTCTCTACACTATCTTGAAAATAATTCTACTTCCCACTTTATTTGTGATTTCGTTTGGTCTAACATTTTATATGATATTTTACCGACCA GGTAGACGCTCAGCATTTTCTTCTCCTGGTCGCTCCTTGCTCAAAACTTTTGTGATGACCACTGGAGAGTTTGACTTTGATGGGATATTCTTTAATAGTCAAGAAGATGCTGAAGAAGGGAACAATCTGTTTTATCCTCAAGTGGCATACGCTTTGTGGATTGTGTTTATTATACTAATGCCCATCATTTTGACAAATTTACTG ATTGGTTTGGCAGTAGATGATATTAAAGGCATACAAGACAATGCTGCTCTGAAACGTTTGGCTCTTAAG GTGGACTTGACCTTACATATTGAGAGCTTTGCCTTCATTCATAATCATTTTAGAAAGAATTCGAAAAAGGAAAAACTGTTGTACAAAACTGATGGTGATGACCAATTTTTGAAAAGAAATCAAGTTTATGCTCGCAAAGGTCGTTCACTGTGGCAAGTGTTCAAACAGCTGTCCTTAGGATTCCAAGATAAGATTAAACTAGATGACATCCAACCTGAG CCAACTACTGAGGAACTTCAAAAAGAAATTGCCCTACTTAAGAATATCATTGAAGAAATTGGCAAAAAAGTTAACACTGACTCTAATGAACTGTCCAAGTCAAATGACATGCTCACAGCAAAGGTTGATCAACAAAATACAGAACTGGCAACAATTTCTAAACAGGTTCAACGTACTTTGGCCCACACCTTGTATTTAACACAGAAGCTCTCTAAATCTGATGATGCTGCTGCCTCTGTTAGTGACCTACAAGCTACGGTGATTCATGACTATGAACCTGCTGCTACAGGCTTCAGAGGAGAGTACACACTTGACAGTAGTTTTGTGAAAGTACCCAACaggaatgatgatgatgatgattag